The sequence below is a genomic window from Oryzias melastigma strain HK-1 unplaced genomic scaffold, ASM292280v2 sc02673, whole genome shotgun sequence.
CTGAGCGAGAACGGCACCCAGGATCAAGCTGGGTCTTTTTGTAATCCTGCTGGAGGAGAAGCGGTTTCTGCACAGATCGTATCCAAAGAACcagccacaaacacacagaaatccCATGGCGAGACTGAAATAAAATCCTGTAAGgaatatgctttttttcctttttttgtcagaatttgcacatttaattcacagtttttttcttttctcagtgAGTAAAGATGGAACTGGCGGTCCTTTGGACGACAGCCTCACCAACATCCAGTGGCTGGGCAAAATGAACACGTGTGTTTTAGTGTCGGAGCCTGCAAAGCAAACGCAGGACAAGGAGAACCAGGTTCCCGCGCCACAGGCTGCTCAGGTCagctgtctttttatttttcctcccaCTCGGTTGTGACTTTTGCCGCCAGTGTGTGAACAGTTTCTGGTGTGACAGGAACACAAGTCTGAGGCATGTTGTAGCATGTTTCCTAAAATTGAACAGTAACCCATCTGCCTGAGAAACATGTCGCCAAGCTGGGATTTTTCTCCATTTGGAAGGTTAAATCACACGTTTCCGTTGCATTCTAGAGCTGCTCTTGCTTAAGGTTTTAGATTCTTACCCACAATCtgatttaaattatattaaatgtttcaatattttttatgaaacatttttacataatttttaaagtaatttcttGCAGTGCTCTATAAATAGATGCTAATTTTGTGTATTTGAGACTCAAACTCAATCGGGATATTTTTTGGTATCTCTAGGCTTTAATTGTACccatatttgtgtatttattcattGTATGTATGCATTTATTATATGTATTTATGCATATTAATAGTATTTGctttatttgctgaaaatattgattgaaaatagttttatattttgtgataGTTGAtattatttaaacatatttatgtgcGACCAGCGCAAAAACTGGTGGAAATGTATGTTTACCACACTTTATCCGTCCAACCAAAATGCTCATTGCTGCATGTATTTTAACTAGTTCTGTCAAacgattatttattttttgcaaggaattaattgtgacctgtaattaattaatcaattttaatcgcaatgatttttaacctaataattgctgttaaaagttttatcttgggtattttatttaagtttgtgacattatTGCACAGTAAAATAtcaacataaaactaaaaaggtggctttattaagtttttttttttatattttttatttttagacttctaacctttactttgacatcaTCGAggggtatttttttaattaaattttttcttttgttcacaGGCAGCCGGCGTACCTCCTGAAACCAAACCTTCGGACAGGCCGCCGTACTCCTACATGGCCATGATTCAGTTCGCCATCAACAGCGGGAAAAACCGCAGGATGACCCTGAAGGAGATCTATACCTGGATCGAAGACCATTTCCCGTATTACAGACAGGTGGCCAAACCTGGATGGAAGGTGAttcttaaaaagagaaaaaggatagtttttttttctaaagctcaGGTTTTTCTGATCTAAAAGTTGCTCTGACATTCAAATTTGCAGAATTCTATCCGCCACAACCTTTCTCTGCACGACATGTTTGTTCGCGAGACGGCGCCCGACGGGAAAGTCTCCTTCTGGACCATCCGGCCCGAGGCCAACCGATGCCTCACTCTAGATCAGGTGTACAAGGTGAGCTCAGCGGCGTTTTCCTGTCGTCTGCAGACGTTTCTCCAACGGTTTCCTTTAACGGTTTGtgtttttcacctttttaaagCCTGGATGTGATCCAGTGACCGCTCCAGTTCCTGTTCCAATGCTTTTATTTCCCAACCAAGTAAGACGGCTTCAGTTTCACAGAACTTTACATGCAGGAAGCTGAAAGGGACAGCAGTTTGACTGGTTCTTTGAcctgtttattcacatttaaagttagctttgagctgatttttttcttggaggaatgctgtttttttatgttcaattgTCCGTTCAGTGCAGCAGGGGCAGAAATGAAAGGGAAGGAGTGGATTCTATTCATCCAGAATGTGACCTCAGCTTTATAAATCAATCTAAGTCACATTTCTTTCTTCACAGTCGCAGAAGAAGATCATCCCCGACGGGAGAAAGATCGCGCCGGCCTCTGGTGAGCGTCCCAACCGCGGTCGGAAGTCCTGCTTCCAGATTTGTCCTGACGCTCGTTTCTGTGTTCAGAGAGACGGATGAAGCCCCTCCTCCCCCGAACCGACTCCTACCTGGTCCCCATCCAGCTCCCCGTGGCCCCCCCGGTGTACCTGCCCTCCTTCACCTGCACCCAGCAGAGAGCCGGCACCTCGCAGGCGCCCAAGAGAGTCCGCATCTCCCCAAAGGTCATCATTGTTGACTTTAAGAAGCAAAATACGTTTTTATGTAAAGAATtatcaaaaacaggaaaaaaatgcccatttattttaaactaaacaagCTAAACTGTTGACATTTAAGAAACAAATAGGATAAAATTATTGATATTTTCAGTTTATCACTTATAATGAATGCCTCAGTTTGTTGTAATTAAATTTCAActtattttccatgtttttcttaaaccattctaataaaaaaaaagcttcatgcctaaatctaaaatgttgagcctttaaaaagcaaaaacgttTTCATTGAACATTGGAATCTTTCACACATTCTCAGCTGTTTCAATTTAGGAATCGCCTACAACTAAActaagtttaaccctttaacaccagagctccagtgtttatgttctttgatttactttaacttttcaaccgtttacgcGGTAACGTTGGGCTGTAACTTTACGCTGTAATTTGACGCGttaacttactttttattttagcaatcttAAAGTcattgttttagct
It includes:
- the LOC112139142 gene encoding forkhead box protein M1, translated to MNTCVLVSEPAKQTQDKENQVPAPQAAQAAGVPPETKPSDRPPYSYMAMIQFAINSGKNRRMTLKEIYTWIEDHFPYYRQVAKPGWKNSIRHNLSLHDMFVRETAPDGKVSFWTIRPEANRCLTLDQVYKPGCDPVTAPVPVPMLLFPNQSQKKIIPDGRKIAPASERRMKPLLPRTDSYLVPIQLPVAPPVYLPSFTCTQQRAGTSQAPKRVRISPKVIIVDFKKQNTFLCKELSKTGKKCPFILN